The window GAGCTGACGAGCCGCCTCGGCTTTGTTATTGCCCAGGCGCTTGAGCGTTTGCAGGATCAGTTCCTTTTCCGCTTCGGCCAGCGATACGCCGAGAGGCAGAACGAGCTTCTCTCCCGGACCGGGCATGGGGCGCTGAATGTAGGGAGGAAGATGCGTCGTCTCGATCCAGCCGTGCTTGGCCAGGATGACGGCGCGTTCCATGACATTACGAAGCTCGCGCACATTTCCCGGCCAGGAATAGTCGGTGAGCCGGATCATTGCCTCGGCGCGAAGGCCCTCGACCTGCGCCCCATGCTTGGCGTTGAATTCCCTGAGGAAATGATGGACAAGCAGAGGAATGTCCTCCTTGCGCTGGCGGAGCGGCGGCAAGACCAGCGTGAAGACATTCAACCGGTAGTACAAATCCTCGCGCAATTTTCCCGCGGCAATGGCCTGCGTGGGATCTTGATTGGTCGCTGCCAGCACGCGCACATTGACGACGTACTCGTGACGGCCCCCCAGACGACGCACGCGTCCGTCTTCGAGAACCCGGAGCAATTTGGCCTGAAGGCCGACGGGCATTTCGGCGATCTCGTCGAGCAGGAGCGTGCCGCCATCGGCCAGCTCAAAACACCCGGGACGAACGGCAATCGCCCCGGTGAACGCTCCCCGCTCGTGCCCGAACATTTCACTCTCGATGAGCCCTTCGGGGATGGCTGCCGCATTAATGGCCACGAACGGCCCCTGAGCCCGCGGGCTCAGTTGGTGGATCGTGCGGGCAACGAGTTCCTTCCCCGTTCCGCTCTCGCCGGTGATGAGGACGGATGCATCGGTGGCCGCCAGCGTCTTGATCAGGGCGTAGACCTGACGCATCGCCGGGCTCACACCGATGAAAGGACCGAATCCCGCGCCCTTCTCCAGTTCGGCGACCAATCGTTCGGCGTCCCACCGCTGCCGAACCTCTTTCTCCGCTTCCTCGATCACCGCCTTGAGCTTGCTGTAATCGAGCGGTTTGGTGAGGAAATCTCGGGCTCCCTGCTTCATGGCTTCCACGGCCACCTCCACGTGACCGTAGGCCGTCATGAGGATCACCGGGCGCGCGGGATTCCCCGCTTTCAACCACTGTAAGAGCTCGACGCCGGAAATATCCCCCATGATGACATCGGAGATCACGATGTCGGGATTTTCTGCGGCGATGAGGTCCTTGGCCTGATGACCATCGGCGGCGAGACGGACGTCATAGCCCCACTGCCGGAGGCGCATCTCCAGCACCTCGCGCATCACCACATCATCGTCAACCACTACGATTTTCAGTTGTCGCTCGTTCATGAGAACCCACTATCAAACTCTGTCGGCGTGCAAGACACAGGCGACCGAAGAGTCGCACACATTATGGCGCAGGAGGCGGCAAAGGTGAAGCGAGCGCCGGATGAGTCCCGGCTCGTTGGCCGACGGACATTGCACCAGAGCAGCATTAGCACACGGGCACAGGGCCTCGCTCCGTTTGACCCCCGCGCGGACCTTCACCGGGCGTTTGTTGAGGTAAGAGACTCCGAGACACCTATCGGTCGCCGGTTAGGCGGCCTCATGGCGATTCGCCTGATCCAAGTCAGCAAAAGTGATATGCATCGCCGTCGGCGGGCACTCTCGCCGACGGATGCACGACACATAAACCCATGCCCTCCGAAGCACGCGAACCCCACGAAAGGCCGCATTGCTTCCCCTTTCGTGTCCTCCGCGCGTTGGGCGGGCTGAGGCCGTTATTGAAACTCATACGCGCCGAGGTCTACGGTCGCCGTTCCATCACCGTTGCCGTCCACGACGCGTGGGGTCCCGACCAGATCGGTCAGGACCCCGACGATAGCCGCGTTGCTGCCCCGGTCAATCGCCGGAGAATTCGACTGGAGTCGGAAATTGCCAGCTGAAGGATTCACAAATCTCGGATCGCCGGTGAGATTGTTGTTCTGAGCAGCGAACGTTCCGTCTCCGATCAGCGTGAAGCTTACATCAGTCGAGGCGATGCCGTCGAGATCGTCCGCGTTGCCGCTGACGATCGAGTTGACGATGATCGCCCGTGAGTTCGAGCCTAGCACGGTACCGACGCCGAGACTGCTATTCGAAGCGACGGTGTTGTTGATGAGGTTGACTTGAGCGCCGACAGTCGGCGTATCGGACGACGCGTTGAGGACAACGCCCGCCCTGTTGCCGGTAATTACGTTGTTGATCAGCCTGGCTCGCGTCGAGAAGATGATCACTCCCTGATTTCCATTGCCGACGATCTCGTTATTCTGAATCAAAAACTCTCCCGCCGTATTGACCAGCTCAATTCCGCGATCAAAGAAGGTCGTTGAGTTTCGGTCATTGTTGTTGAGAATCTTGTTGCCGATGATGTCCCCCGATGTTTGAGCGAGAAGGAAGATGCCTTCCTGCCGGTGATTTTCAATCGTGTTGCTTCGGACCATGACGACTGATCCGGTCGCCGAGCTGCCGGAGACCGTCGCCAGGATACCGATGGAGTTGCCGGATATGGTATTGCCTGTCAGCGTGACGCTGGAGCTGAAAATGATGACCCCGTGGCTGGCGTTGCTGGAGATCGTGTTGTTCTTGATCTCCATCGGTTGGGCTAGATCTTGAACCTCGATCCCCCGATCAAACGCTGAATCGGGATCAGTGTCGTTGTTGTTCTGAATCGTATTGCCCTCGATGGAACCGGACGATCTGGTGAAGAAGATGATGCCGGTCCCACGATTACTCTCGACCCGGTTATTTCGCAAGATCATTTGAGAGGCAGAGACGCTGACGCCGCGTTGATTGCTCGTGATCACGTTGTTGATGAGGGTTACGCTCGCGCCGTTGCGGGCCCGCACGCCGGCACCCCCTCCAGAGGAGAAGTTTCCGCCTCGGATCATCAGCCCCTCGATGGTGACGCCGGTCGCGCCATCAATTTCGATGGCATGCCCCTCTCTGGAGCTTCCGTCAATCACCGGGGTTCGACCTTGAGCCGCGCGGACGGTGATGCCGTTGGTGGTGATCCGCAGGTTCTCGCGATACGTCTCCGAGTCAATGATCTCGACGATCTCGCCTTGCTTGGCGTCGTCAATCGCCGTTTGCACGCTGGTGAAATCGCCGCCGCCGTGTTGAGCGACCCGAATGATCCTCGGCCCTCGCGGCGCAAATTGGAAGTTGAACACCAATGTGCCGCCTGTC is drawn from Blastocatellia bacterium and contains these coding sequences:
- a CDS encoding sigma-54 dependent transcriptional regulator: MNERQLKIVVVDDDVVMREVLEMRLRQWGYDVRLAADGHQAKDLIAAENPDIVISDVIMGDISGVELLQWLKAGNPARPVILMTAYGHVEVAVEAMKQGARDFLTKPLDYSKLKAVIEEAEKEVRQRWDAERLVAELEKGAGFGPFIGVSPAMRQVYALIKTLAATDASVLITGESGTGKELVARTIHQLSPRAQGPFVAINAAAIPEGLIESEMFGHERGAFTGAIAVRPGCFELADGGTLLLDEIAEMPVGLQAKLLRVLEDGRVRRLGGRHEYVVNVRVLAATNQDPTQAIAAGKLREDLYYRLNVFTLVLPPLRQRKEDIPLLVHHFLREFNAKHGAQVEGLRAEAMIRLTDYSWPGNVRELRNVMERAVILAKHGWIETTHLPPYIQRPMPGPGEKLVLPLGVSLAEAEKELILQTLKRLGNNKAEAARQLGLDVKTIRNKLKAYGIE